Genomic window (Zingiber officinale cultivar Zhangliang chromosome 2B, Zo_v1.1, whole genome shotgun sequence):
AATGATCATGTAAGTGCTTCTTCGTAGCTCAACTACTCCTGTGACACGATTTCATTCCAAAATGTCATCGACTGCAGGAAGGTGTCAGCGTTGTAGGATTTGAAGTTCCAGGATCACCCGAGTCGAGCTACAATAACCCTATGCCAGGAAATGAAGACGAAGCTCGAGAACCACCTCTCGTCCCTCCCCATTTGCATCAGACATTACTGAACAGCCTACCCAGCCAAGACGATCCAACCTGCCTCTCTGTGCCTGAAAATGTGATCCTCAATCACCTATACATCGAGAACCGAGAAGCTCCAAGATCTGTAGTTGCCATGGGGATCACTCACCGTTTCCTATcgaaatatgttacggttgttcTTTACAAGCCGGTTCGTAGAAGGTGAATTCGACTGCGAAATTATTTTTTCCCCACTTATTTATCGATTTGAGTTAATATTCAAGGAAAAGGCTGATTGCTGTACCCTATTGAAAGCAAAAAAACTCACAACACAACTGTTCATTGATTCTAGCATATTCACCGTGATTTATATATTTGTATCTTGTCGTGGGGATATTACTTTTTACTCCAATTGATTTTGGATATTCAGCATCAACGATTTTAAttggctttttttttttttgctaagtaTACACATTTTTTAGGGTTACTTTTGTAATGGTGTTTAAACAAATAGTTCGAAGGGATGGACTTGGGGTGGATTTGCATAAATGATTAGCAAAtacttttttaattaattatttttaaatatgaaattattttcttttaaagtcCGTTTTTTTTGAGAAAATGGCACTCTAATAATATCTACTTAACTCGATTAGCGAGGGAGGGGTGGTGAGGTACTGCAAATTCAGAAAATTGGTAGACTAAGAAATGAAAATGGACTTTTCTATAAATTCAGAAAATGGAGGGACTGTTTTGACATATTGCCCCGATAATGACAAAGTGGGAGAAAAATGGTCGAATTGGGATTTCAGTGATTCTCAGGTCGAGTCGAGTCGAGTCAGGGAGCCTTAAATGGCCGTCGCCGACGATCCCAAGGCCGCCGCCGTGTCGGCCCAGCCTTCCGTCCTCCGCCGAGTCGTCGCGCTCGATACCGCCGCCTCCCTCCGAATCCACACCTTCTGCCTACCCGTCCCCCGCCTCCTTCTCAAAGCCCTCGAGATCTCCGGCGACGGACGCTTCTGGTTCCCCGTCCCCGTTTCCCTTCTCCCGCTCTCCTCCGCCTATGGATTCGACGTCGCCTACCCGCTCCTCCTCGGCCTCCTTCTCGGATCACTTCTTGACCTCCTCCTCGTCGGCCTCATCAAGCACCTCGTCCGCCGCCCCCGCCCCGTCTACAACAAGGGCATGGGCCTCACCTTCGCTGTCGATCACTGGTCCTTCCCTAGCGGTCACTCCTCCCGCGTCTTCTTTATCTCCACTTTCCTCCGCCTCTCCTCTTCTTCACTCCGACGCGTCCTTCCTCTGGACGGTCCTATCACTCCCGCTCGCCGCTGGATTGAGCAGTACTATGGGGGAGATCTCGTCGAGCTTTTGGCATGGATTGTGTCGATCTGGTCAGCGGCAACATCGGCCTCTCGCGTCCTTCTTGGTAGGCATTTTATTCTTGATGTTATTGCTGGAGCATGCTTGGGTGTCTTAGAAGCTCTCATTGTGTTCTATTTGTTGCCTTTACTGTAACCATGCCATTGCTTGCTGGTATACAATTTCTTGCTTTAACAAAATTGTGCCAATTTCACATCTGTTCATGGGCGCTTGTAGCCGGGTTTCCTCTAGCAAATTGATATAGAAAAAGAATTATCATTTTGAGTTGTCTTCTTGAATACATGTGAATTAAGAAAGCTGATTAGTTAGATTTCCATCCTATTTTGAGAGGAGGTGTTGGAAGAAGGATGgatgtttaaattttgtttttttctAATAATCTCTCATTCTCAATCTATCCTTTTGATTTATCTCTCATTCTCAATCTATTCCTTGCCTTTTCTTCCAAGAAAACAAGCCCTGGAAGTGGAATTGTTTAAGTGGAATGCACTTATATTGATCATTCATGTGCCAGTGTTTTTTCAGGCTACTGGTTTTTTGTAAGGTAATCGAAAAAAATACATATTTCTTCACCCTGCTCAGATTGTGCTGCTACATGCTTCACAGTTAACACAAATCTTATATCTTCTTTGTCTTCACTTAGTTTCGATTCATCTCCAAAGCTTATGTGCATTTTGTCTATGGTGGTTCTACTTTCAAAACTCAGTTATCAAACTAAATAATGAAGTTTCAATAGAACAATGTTAGTTATGTGCACCTTGTTTATCTTCATTGCTCTTATTCTTTCTTTCCTTGTGGCCACATTCTCCACTCACATACTTATGAGGTTGCCAgagattggaaaaaaaaaaaaggaacaaaCTAAAGCTAAATGTATTGTTATCATCTAgttgaaaaagaaattttcaagAGTGTTAAGTTGGATGACTTTGAACTAGAATTCCAGATGCCAGCTTAAGGTGAATTTGTTGAATTCTCTCTAGAACAACTGGTGAATGCTGCAAAGTTTATCCAAGTAAAAAGGGTTTGCATCTGTAAATACTTGCCCCAAATAATGAAGTATCCATCACTAGCTCTTTGCTTGCAACACCGTAGCTCTATAGGATTGCTACACTTGTGAAAGTATGAGGTAATGTGAATGTTTGACCATGTGCACCAAATTGTAAAGTCAAAAATTGACTTTTTCATAGGTTAATTAGGGATTTGAGATTTCAAAAATTGACCTTTTCATAGGATATTGGAAAGGATTGAAAGGATTCAATCCTCAATCTCTTAGTAATCCTAGCCTTTGATTTTTCATCTTTATGGAAAGGTGATAAAATTGCCAGTGAAATCTCTCTCAAGGGTTAACTTAGTGCTAGCTTCTGACATTTCATTGGTTGGGTTAAGGTGTATTAGTATTTATTTTCGTTGCACATATTCTTAACATCATCAATCGAACCTACACGAGCACACTTGTACCACTAATTATTATTGAATTTAATTGTGTTTTTGTGTGAGGAATTGATGAATTTAGATGCATCgcctattcatcccctctagcagGACATAAACACATAGTAGATCCTCACATCTCTTTGGTCAGGCCATCAATGATATTACAATAACTGCACTCTTTCTTGACACAATAATGTATTAGATGATAATTTGGTGATAAGATTTCCGTACCATGGAAGAAAATGACCATGCGACCAATTTCATCTAGTGTAAGATTCCAATGGCCTCATCACAAACACAAGAAATATTGCAGAATGTCTCTTGTCATAAATTTTCTTCAAGGGGAAATTAACTCAAGATTCAAAATGCAGAATGTTGATGATCCTCTACAGGAAGTAGTTCCTTGCAGTGAGAAACAaacttagttacaaccaagaaACGTGAAAGAGGCACAAGAGTTCAAGCCAAGGTGTGAGCTAGAAAAAACACACAAGACTAGATCAATGCTAACTAGAGATGTGCCATTAAGATATAGACTAGGGTCTTACGGCCATAGTTTGCAGAATTATGATCCTACACAGGATTGTATTGTAGAATCATACGACCCTAATTTGCAAAATTATGATCTTACGTAGGATTGGATTGTAGAATCACATgatcctattaaaatcctttgaatttttatgatacatgattaaTCAGtagataaaatctttaaaaaaatcattttcatataaatagattaataattttatatatacatGCAATTGTTAACACTCAATATTACAAATATTATTGcatgtataaatttaaatttactaGAAATTTAACTATCATTTTTATACAGTaacatttaataatatttatattttcataacaCAAAATAAAAGAGTATAAAATTTTACTAACACAATAACAATAATCGCATTCAACCTCAGGACTGTTTTCTTGGTTCACAAGACGACCCAATTTAAAGACATAGTGAAAACTATTTAATTCTTTGATTTGAACACGAATGTCACATACAATCTTCTAGACATGTTGATTTTGCAAAATACCAAACAATAAGCATTCAAAAACTTatcatttttaaaaagaaataataaaatattattgataaaaaactaatttaaaaataactaaatag
Coding sequences:
- the LOC122045072 gene encoding SNF1-related protein kinase regulatory subunit beta-3-like, with amino-acid sequence MDRRLNENDHEGVSVVGFEVPGSPESSYNNPMPGNEDEAREPPLVPPHLHQTLLNSLPSQDDPTCLSVPENVILNHLYIENREAPRSVVAMGITHRFLSKYVTVVLYKPVRRR
- the LOC122045071 gene encoding probable lipid phosphate phosphatase beta isoform X1 produces the protein MAVADDPKAAAVSAQPSVLRRVVALDTAASLRIHTFCLPVPRLLLKALEISGDGRFWFPVPVSLLPLSSAYGFDVAYPLLLGLLLGSLLDLLLVGLIKHLVRRPRPVYNKGMGLTFAVDHWSFPSGHSSRVFFISTFLRLSSSSLRRVLPLDGPITPARRWIEQYYGGDLVELLAWIVSIWSAATSASRVLLGRHFILDVIAGACLGVLEALIVFYLLPLL
- the LOC122045071 gene encoding probable lipid phosphate phosphatase beta isoform X2, yielding MAVADDPKAAAVSAQPSVLRRVVALDTAASLRIHTFCLPVPRLLLKALEISGDGRFWFPVPVSLLPLSSAYGFDVAYPLLLGLLLGSLLDLLLVGLIKHLVRRPRPVYNKGMGLTFAVDHWSFPSGHSSRVFFISTFLRLSSSSLRRVLPLDGPITPARRWIEQYYGGDLVELLAWIVSIWSAATSASRVLLEC